AAGACATAGATAATTTTGAAGAAGCCATTGTCTATCATGAGAAGGCAGATTCCATAACGAATGCAATGGAAGCGGTAAACTCCGGCGAATTGATTACTCAATTGCAGAAGCAATATGAGAAAGAGAAACTTCAGAATGATAACTTGCGGATGAAGATACAGTATACGAGCTTCACTCTGTGGAGTGTCGTTGCTTTTTTGGCGGTAGCCTCTTGTATGTGCTATTATTATTGCAAGAATCGGGAACATAAGAATAAAATTATCGAAATAGAATCGCAAATCAAAGAAAATGAGGAACAAATAAAATGTTATCAGCAGGAAATAGATGAAATTCAGAAATCAAAGAAGCAAATGTTGGAAGAGAACAGGATGCTCGAAGAAACCCGACTGAAAGTTGGTGAACTGAATGGCAAAATCATTCTTTTGAGCATGCAGAATAAGACATTATCGGGACTGCTCAAGGAATTAGGGGGAGAATTGACAGTAGGAGTTTCTTCCGAGCAATATATATCAGCTTTTCGTTTATTGCTCGCTATAAGAGAGGGTACGCTGAGAGGTAAATTGTCGGATGGAGAGCGTTATAAATTATTAAGCTTGTTCGATTTGCTCTACTGTAATTATGTAACCCGTTTACTTGAAAAAACTCCTTCCTTGACTAAACGTGATCTTGAAATCTGTTGCTACCTCAAGTTCGGACTGAATAATGAAGAGCTGGCACGTATTTTCCAAACTTCTTCCGACTCTGTAACTAAAGCAAAGGGGAGGTTAAAAGGGCGTTTAGGTATTTCTTCACAAGATGATTTGGCTGTTTATTTGGGTGGATTTTGATAAATAAAAAATGAATTGTCCGGTTCTATTTTTAAATAGTATTTATACTTTGTTGATTATTAGTTATTTAAGTTTTGTTCTGTATGCTAAATTTGTCCGGGTAACTTTTTTGGCGTTTTTCGAAATATGCCGTACTTTTGGACAGACAAAAACCAAATAGCTATATGAAAAATTTTAATGAGTTATCCGTTACTTCTTCTTATAAGGAGAGTAATTTGCAGTTTGCGGAACAGAAAGCCTGCATTGTTGTCGGGATTGCTAATCCCCGTATAAAAATAAGAGTGGAAGTTTTATTGAGTGAAAACCCGGAATATCAAACAATTTATATATCTTCTGGAAGTGAAACAGGTAAACTGATTGAAGAGGCGGATCTGATTATCGGTTCGGGGATTACAGCGTATGAAGGGGTGGCACGCCGGAAACCAGTGATTGTAGTAGGAGATTACGGACTGGGTGGACTGGTTACCCCTGATACATTCCGTAGTCAATATAATAACCGTTTTAGAGGTAGGATAAATGGTATGAAAGATGAATATTTCTCGTTGGAAAGTCTTGAGAAAGATATAAAGAAGGCTTTCAGGCTGACTTTTCAGGAATTACAAATGATGTCTAACCAAATTATCACATATCAAAATATCTAAATTTCTAGTTTTAATAATTTAATGCATAAAAACTGGTTAGGAATGTGGGGGTGCGTGAGTATCCCCACATTTAGTATCCGTATCACCGGTCTTGATCTTCGTTTTTCACCATACCCTTGTACTTTTCGGGAAGTGCGCTTTCAACCGCAGCATAAGCCTCTGCCATAGTAGCTTTGATATTATCCATGCCTTTTCCTTTGGGTGGAATAGGGTCGTGAATTGTCAGAATCATACGATGACGATGTATCCACTTCCCTGTACGTGGTAGAATTTCAAATGAACCGTCGATGGTGACAGGCACCACTGCCAGTTGTAAATCATCGGCCAACTGGAAAGCTCCTTTCTTGAAATATCCCATATGTCCTGTGAATGTACGTGCCCCTTCCGGAAAAACCACTAAAGAAACCCCGTCTTTCAGAGAGTCTTTTGCTTGTCGGATAGTCTCCAGTACTTTCTTCGGACCGGAACGGTCAACAAAGATATGTCCTGCACTCTCACAAGCTTTTCCGACGAATGGCAATTTACGCAGGCTCTTTTTCATCATCCACTTGAAGTTTCTTCCGATAAAGCCATAGATTAGGAAAATATCGAATGAACCCTGATGGTTAGGTACGAAAATATAAGAAGTTTTATTATGTAACTTTTCACGCCCGCGAATCTTTACGGGAATCAACAGGAAAAGACAAATTAATTGTGACCATATCTTCCCCGGATGATATCCCCAGAAGTGGGCTCCACCCAAAAGGGAACCTGCAATAGTGACGAGTGCCGTAAGGATAGTCAACACTAATAAAATAGGCAAAGCGATGCAAATCTGATAAATATAATACAGTATCTTCATAGGGTTGGATTATTATCCTGCAAATATACATGATTATTGGTAAAAAAGAGATGCAGATGCTATATTATCTTTTCGATTGTGTTATTTTTGTCTCTTGTTATTAGAGATAGTTACAAAAATATGATACGTATATTACATACTGCCGACTGGCACCTTGGACAAACCTTCTTCGGCTATGATCGTGCCGTAGAACATGAGGTGTTTTTGAATTGGCTGTCAGAAGAAATTCGTCAGAAAG
The DNA window shown above is from Bacteroides faecium and carries:
- a CDS encoding polysaccharide deacetylase, whose protein sequence is MKNFNELSVTSSYKESNLQFAEQKACIVVGIANPRIKIRVEVLLSENPEYQTIYISSGSETGKLIEEADLIIGSGITAYEGVARRKPVIVVGDYGLGGLVTPDTFRSQYNNRFRGRINGMKDEYFSLESLEKDIKKAFRLTFQELQMMSNQIITYQNI
- a CDS encoding lysophospholipid acyltransferase family protein, with amino-acid sequence MKILYYIYQICIALPILLVLTILTALVTIAGSLLGGAHFWGYHPGKIWSQLICLFLLIPVKIRGREKLHNKTSYIFVPNHQGSFDIFLIYGFIGRNFKWMMKKSLRKLPFVGKACESAGHIFVDRSGPKKVLETIRQAKDSLKDGVSLVVFPEGARTFTGHMGYFKKGAFQLADDLQLAVVPVTIDGSFEILPRTGKWIHRHRMILTIHDPIPPKGKGMDNIKATMAEAYAAVESALPEKYKGMVKNEDQDR